In a genomic window of Nyctibius grandis isolate bNycGra1 chromosome 4, bNycGra1.pri, whole genome shotgun sequence:
- the ZFP36L1 gene encoding mRNA decay activator protein ZFP36L1, with product MSTALVSPTIFDLSEVLCKSNKMLNYSPSGVSGCLLDRKAVGTPAGGGFPRRHSVTLPNSKFHQNQLLSSLKGEPAPMLGPRESRFRDRSFSEGGERLLQQKQPGGQVNSSRYKTELCRPFEENGACKYGDKCQFAHGIHELRSLTRHPKYKTELCRTFHTIGFCPYGPRCHFIHNAEERRAVAGSREPAVTDRPRLQHSFSFAGFPSTAASGLLDSPTSITPPPMLSADDLLGSPTLPDCASNPFTFSSQELVSLFAPSMGVQVPSGSSPTTFLFRPMSESPNMFDSPPSPPDSLSDQEGYLSSSSSSHSGSDSPILDTSRRLPIFSRLSISDD from the exons ATGTCCACAGCCCTGGTGTCACCCACCATCTTCGACCTGAGCGAAGTTTTATGCAAG AGCAACAAGATGTTGAATTACAGCCCCTCGGGTGTCAGCGGGTGCCTGCTGGACAGGAAGGCGGTGGGCACCCCGGCCGGCGGGGGTTTCCCTAGGAGGCACTCTGTCACCCTGCCCAACTCCAAGTTTCACCAGAACCAGCTCCTCAGCAGCCTGAAAGGGGAGCCGGCTCCCATGCTGGGCCCCCGGGAAAGCCGCTTCCGGGACCGCTCCTTCTCCGAGGGCGGCGAGCgcctgctgcagcagaagcagcctgggGGACAGGTCAACTCCAGCCGCTACAAGACGGAGCTGTGCCGCCCCTTCGAGGAGAACGGCGCCTGCAAGTACGGCGACAAGTGTCAGTTCGCCCACGGCATCCACGAGCTGCGGAGCCTCACCCGCCACCCCAAGTACAAGACCGAGCTCTGCCGCACTTTCCACACCATCGGCTTCTGCCCCTACGGCCCGCGCTGCCACTTCATCCACAACGCGGAGGAGCGCCGTGCCGTGGCGGGCAGCCGGGAGCCCGCCGTCACCGACAGACCCCGCCTGCAGCACAGCTTCAGCTTCGCCGgcttccccagcactgctgccagcGGGCTGCTGGACAGCCCCACTTCCATCACCCCGCCGCCCATGCTGAGCGCCGACGACCTACTGGGCTCCCCCACCTTGCCTGACTGCGCCAGCAACCCCTTCACCTTCTCCAGCCAGGAGCTGGTCAGTCTCTTTGCCCCCAGCATGGGGGTGCAGGTGCCCAGCGGGAGCTCCCCCACCACCTTCTTGTTCAGGCCCATGTCCGAGTCCCCCAACATGTTTGACTCGCCGCCCAGTCCTCCGGACTCCCTCTCTGACCAGGAGGGCTATctgagcagctccagcagcagccacagtggCTCAGATTCCCCTATCCTGGACACCTCAAGACGTCTTCCCATCTTCAGCAGACTCTCCATCTCCGACGACTAA